The following coding sequences lie in one Spinacia oleracea cultivar Varoflay chromosome 1, BTI_SOV_V1, whole genome shotgun sequence genomic window:
- the LOC110801645 gene encoding putative glutamine amidotransferase GAT1_2.1: MAAAAVHLSTILPRVLIVSRRTVRKNKFVDFVGEYHLDLIVKYGAVPIIVPRVSGIHKLIHSFEPIHGVLLCEGEDIDPSLYDSDFNSGDLSHEDLEEIRRAHASDTAIDKEKDSIELSLAKLCLDRHIPYLGICRGSQVLNVACGGTLYQDVEKELERKIPEDQRVGHVNYDNYDDHRHVVRVLECTPLHNWFKETLVTQENSEILVNSYHHQGVKRLAQRFVPMAFSPDGLIEGFYDPNTYDPEEGKFIMGLQFHPERMRPSDSNDFDYPGCPCVYQEFVKAAIAYQKRISNNSINVPELLKLDHKLERKRRFIVKSFSLAKHVYSTRNGIKPSKEFELDVGADFLESNTVVSQQQETRLARKIMEKMSVEQLTDLVTFYKTMGQACSDVLDRKLYDIINVELGP, from the exons atggCTGCCGCTGCTGTACATCTTTCTACTATCCTACCAAGAGTTCTCATCGTCTCTCGGCGCACTGTTCGTAAGAACAAATTCGTCGATTTCGTCG GTGAATACCACTTGGATCTAATAGTGAAATATGGGGCAGTACCCATTATTGTGCCCCGGGTCTCAGGCATCCATAAGCTCATACACAGCTTTGAGCCCATCCACGGTGTTCTCTTGTGTGAAGGCGAGGACATTGATCCTTCCCTCTATGACTCCGACTTCAACTCCGGTGATCTTTCGCATGAAGATCTCGAGGAAATCCGGCGTGCACACGCCAGCGACACTGCCATTGACAAGGAAAAGGACTCAATTGAACTAAGCCTTGCCAAGCTTTGCCTTGACCGTCACATCCCTTACCTTGGCATTTGTCGTGGATCTCAG GTGCTTAATGTAGCGTGTGGTGGAACCCTCTATCAAGACGTGGAGAAGGAGCTCGAGAGGAAGATACCTGAAGACCAAAGAGTGGGTCACGTTAACTATGACAACTATGATGATCATAGGCATGTAGTTAGGGTTCTAGAATGTACACCTTTACATAATTGGTTTAAGGAAACTTTGGTAACACAAGAGAATTCGGAGATCCTTGTGAATAGCTACCATCATCAAGGGGTCAAGCGATTAGCCCAACGCTTTGTACCCATGGCATTCTCCCCAGACGGGTTGATCGAGGGATTTTATGACCCGAATACCTATGACCCGGAGGAGGGAAAGTTCATCATGGGCCTTCAGTTTCATCCGGAACGAATGAGGCCATCGGACTCTAACGACTTTGATTATCCAGGTTGCCCCTGTGTTTATCAG GAGTTTGTAAAGGCAGCGATTGCATATCAAAAAAGGATTAGTAACAATTCAATAAATGTACCTGAGTTGCTAAAGTTGGACCATAAATTGGAGAGGAAGAGGAGATTTATCGTAAAGAGTTTTTCACTAGCCAAACATGTTTATTCTACCAGAAATGGAATCAAACCATCCAAAGAATTTGAGCTTGATGTTGGAGCAGATTTTCTTGAG TCTAACACAGTGGTGAGTCAGCAGCAAGAAACAAGGCTAGCGAGGAAAATCATGGAGAAAATGTCGGTAGAGCAGCTCACTGATCTCGTGACTTTCTACAAAACCATGGGCCAGGCCTGTTCCGATGTGTTGGACAGAAAACTATATGACATTATAAACGTTGAATTGGGCCCCTGA